The Alnus glutinosa chromosome 3, dhAlnGlut1.1, whole genome shotgun sequence nucleotide sequence ACAACACAAGAcaagatatataatattaaattagcAGAAAAATGTATATGGATtaaccagaaaagaaaaacacaagaacAGAGAGGCTTACTATGTTGTGTTGACatggtttgtttgtttggttagGTATCATCAGATGCTTGATTGGTTGGGGAGACCATTTCGAAGCGTGCCAAGGCAACCTGTGCCCCCTCTCAAAGTAGCTATTTCAAAGAAGCTGAAGGCAGTTGTTGAGGCCAAATATAGGAAAGTAGGTGCAGAGAAAGGAAGATATGTTGTCATTCATGGGATAAAATCAGATTCAAAGGCCTCAATGCAGTCTAGGGGGGACACTGATAGCTTGCTACCAATCGAAGTTTGGGCTGAAATAGCAGATTCTATAAGGTACTAAATTTATTAGGGAAACTTCATACAACTTTTTTGAACTTCATCGCTTTTGCAATCTCATTCCAccgttaaaattttctgttaaatgcAATGACTAGTCATTAAATCTGCTATTTAGCCAAAAAAACAAGTTAAAAGACACTCTCATGTGGGAAGCATTGACATGAGATTGTATTTGTTAACAGGGGACCTAGGCCAATTTTTGTTATTCCACATGAGAAAGAAAGGGAGAATGTTGAAGAAGTTGTTGGAGATGATGCAAGTATTGTGTTCATTACAACTCCTGGCCAGGTAACAAATTCTTCTTTCACATATTTTTCTGTAGAAAAATTGTGTacgaaaagggaaaaagaagaagcaaatgtTAGCCAAAACAGATTAATCAGTCTAAAATTTCATGgtgatttttactgccacaAGTAAGTACTTGGATAtacttgtagcatttctctGGTCGTGATATTGCATCTTATGTTCCAAACATACAACAATGGTaggaatattctaaaaaaaagataaagaatgaTAATGCTAGATGATTAAAAACATGGAGTATTTTCAAGTTCCAATACTGTCACTTCATTTTGGGGTTTCTCTGCTTCAGCTGGCAGCCCTTATCAATGACTCAGCAGGGGTGATTGCCACAAACACAGCAGCCATCCAACTTGCAAATACACGGGAAAAACCCAGGTAATTAATTTCATCTGACAAATAAactcactatttttttttttgagatgctAATGGGAACCTTCGGTAAAACTCGGTAAGTTTATGTAGAACTTAAAAAGGCATAAGTTTGATAtgtgtgttaaagtattgattaaataatttaatttaatatttttttattaatttaagttttaaaataagtagtaatttaacatggtatcaaagttaGAAATTTTGAGTTCAAACCCTGATTCCACATTTTActtttcattcaaattaaatatttcatgtattgAACCACACTtattaagcttttgaaataagtaataatttaacatatattacttCTTACACATATTTGTTGCAGCATTGCATTGTTTTGCTCTGAAGAAAAGGGGAAGCTATTTGTTCCTAATGCAGAAGAGAAGAAATGTGTCATAGTTTCGTCCAAGACCGGAAAATTAATAGATATTGACATTCAAGCTGTTAAGAAAGTACTTCAAATTTTTGATGTGTCCCTAGCTCTAGCCTAGAAGGGGAAGAGGGCcacttccttttttatttattttttttcatttttcattttattttttattcttactGTTATTTTGGATGTGTTTCCCTTTCAATTGTATAGAAGAATATCAAATTTTCTGCAAATAGTTCACAAATTTCAATCCATTTTCTGGGGACCTCTGCCAACGTTTGGTTCAAATATGGCAATGGAACCCATTGCAATTATTGATGTTGGGTTTAGCATCACTCTGATGCCCCCTAATCCAATAGACACCAACATTGGCAGATTCTTCTATAATTCTATTCGTGCACATTAGGAATTTGAGGTTTCATGACATTGCCGTAGTCATTCTCCACcctaagtatacaagagaaatcccctgataaggaagaaaagaagaagacaagtcCAAAAAATCGGGTGTAAGCTCGATCGAGCAAAACGGTTCTCTTTTTattaagaggaaaaagaaagacaagcaaagaaaagaaacaccTCTAGACAATCTACTTTGGACAATCTGAGGCACAGTTGGTTCTTCCATGATCAATGGTTGGTCCATTGCAACTGCTGCAATCATGAGACTAGCTTTGCCCGAGTGGATGGATCTTCCTTTGATTCTAGATATACCATGAAGGCATAGCCGAGTGACCAGAGGAGAATGTATTGTAAGGGCACCCAAGAAAGGCATGCAAGAAGACTCATAATGCTTCCTACGTACTGAGGATCTTTAATAACCCCAAACGGGAATTCTGTCACCCAGGGAACGTTCTGTCCAAAGCGAACTCCATAGTAAGTACCAGATTCACCAAGCAACTGATACACCCTGTAATTTGACAGTTTTAGCACAacaaataagagaagaaaaaaaaagaaaataacacgGCACCACAAACTCAACCGAAGCAAAGGCAATAATCCAAACCACAAATTTATTCATGGAAAGCAAATAAATTACCGGCTAAATTTCTAAGTagtttagaaaatatttaagaTAACCACCACTGGAGCATAAGCAATTGACATTCTATCTGAAAGTAAACAATGGTCCTCCAAAATGAAGACACAGCATTcgcctttttttcattttgctgTGCATGCTCTGGTCATTCCATGGTATGCAACACTTTAGTGATAACTAGAAGAACAAAGTATTACATCCTTCATAAAGTTACAAGCATGATCTAACAGCTCTCATGGTTTTCTTCTCTAGTTTTATTTCTGGTTGAGACAAATTATGCCTTTCTTCTATGTTAAGAttagtgcaatttttttttttttgacaaataaGATTAATGCAGTGCTTTGAATATGCTTTCCTAGTTCCTATTAACAAACTCATTCCGCCAGTTCTTAAAACCATAACATATAAGAAATGCCAGGATATCATCATGGGAAACAAATGACCTGCTGCTACATAAGATGCTACATACTTCTGAGgcaaagaagaaaggaaaagacaTCGTCAAAAGTTTCTCTGACTGTCGCAATTTTCCTTTTGCAATCTAGGAAGGGAATCCTCAACCCTAAGGCATAGATATGGTTATGGTTAGAAGGTGATTCACCCTTACAATCCTTGGCCATTCTTATTACATAGTTCAATAGCAACAATCCCCTACCAAAGGCTGGCTTtgcattttgaaattttatatcCACCGGATCCCTCAGTCCCCCCAGAGGGGATTTCCTGCACCCTACAAAGAAAACAAGTATTTGCTCCAGAAACTATCTAGCAATTCAGTAAATTtacaaacaataaaaactaCATCTGCTCTTCAAATTGAAGCACTGCCAAACCTGACTATTACAGGTTCTTCCCCTTCTccttaacatttatttattttttatttttttgtaatttgtatttttatttttattccggTGTGCGTTTCTCCTTCCTTCAGTACCTGGGATCACACGACTGTAACTATTGCATTCTCAGCTGggattcaaaatttcaaatgaagcCCCACACACATAGTTCTCGGACAAGGAGATGAAGAACCACTCTATGATGGATATGCACATGATAATCAAGTTTATTGATTGAAGAAAGTGCTCTACTTCGGGTGGGAGACAAAACCACAAACAatgtttttgataaaatgaCTCACTGAACTCTAATAGATAAAGTTCACTTCTTTATATAAAAGGTTCACCCGATCCATATTCAACTACTTCAAGATAACCCAAATCAAAGAGAACAAATCCTAACATCCTCATCCCACTCTTTGTTTTGATTATAACAAAACAGAGCACTTATTAACTTAACCTATCGACTATAATAGGACACCAAGTAAACTAACACCCCTTATAACGAACAACAATAAGAAACCCAATTGAACTAACGCTCTAGCCTCCCTATCTTCATCTTATCTGGTACTTACGATTAGGTTCCAATCACTCTACCTGCAGACTTGTCTTCGACTTCTGCTCCCCACCCCAACCAAATCTGTTCGttaaaagttcttttttttctttctttctttttttctttttttttttccttattattcTCCATATACCGCTCTCCATTCCATTT carries:
- the LOC133863006 gene encoding phosphatidyl-N-methylethanolamine N-methyltransferase, which produces MGIAAAVGVLVPFPFYYWLWTRPQSWVDLCGKGRDPSKVMAHVSHLLKVVQLVSLFSVSSLSWPPPLYFWPLLAFGQFLNFRVYQLLGESGTYYGVRFGQNVPWVTEFPFGVIKDPQYVGSIMSLLACLSWVPLQYILLWSLGYAFMVYLESKEDPSTRAKLVS